The sequence AAACCCGCGGTTCTCAGATTGCAAGtgaagcgtcctaaccacctggccagatcGAGCCTGAACAGGttgctaaatattttattgaaagaaaataataaagtgttaaaaGAAATACTGGGCTGagaactgatatatatatatatatattataaggtttcttttattgaattgaaaatttcattactaaCTAATAGAATAGCTTATCACTATGAATGGATGTTGAAAAAAACctgaataaaaaacattgttaCTCATGTTACTTATGTATCTTAGTATTTTTGAGTAAATTATTCTGAGGTTATTACAGAGCAAAAACATACAAGGCATGGTGGAAACTAGTAAAATCGtaagatttaaataaatataataccaaTGCGCCAAATGGAGAATGTTTTCTTAGTACTTTCACGAAGCTATTAGCTTGAAATGTACCCAGATTCTCTAATTTTCAAAAATCGTATACTTTATAATCAGCCCTTTTTCATCACAGAACATAACGTActttaacaataacaatttttCTAACAGTTATACAGTTAGCAACAAGTTAAGTACTTTAAATAATGAGCTGCTCTGAAAGTTATGtttcttatttatatgtttaaccAAGACATCATACATATTACATTGCATCACATCACAGTCGACATACAAAACGAAAAACTATAAGTTACGCAATTATATACGTAGACAAGTTGTATTCATTAtctgtatttataacatattcaatTTTTCTTGTTACAATTGTTCATAAATTATGCTTACATGCCAACTTTAATTTCGCAGGTTGGGTAGAATGTCCTGTTCATTATcatatttaatattctaatttaCAGAAGTAAGGCCTCATTATTGCATCCTGGCTTCCTGTATTTGAGGCTGAGAGCCATAAGGTACAGGATACATAGCAGGAGCTGCTCCATGAAGAGGGTGAGGGAGAGGATAGGCATAAGTTGCAGTGGATAAGTAAGGGTTTCCTCCATGACCAGCAGGGGGCGTCGTAGTCACTGCTGAAATCGGATAAGATGGATCCAGTCCGTTGGTATACTGAGCAGGATACGCAGCTGCATAATCGTAGAAGTGTCCAGTAGCTGCTGCCGGAGACAGCTGGGCATGTGGTGATACAATCAGTCCTGGGGAAGCAGGAAGGAAAGGCGAAGGATAGACATAATGAGCAGGGGAAGCTAAAATAAGAAACGCATAAGTGagaagaaacatttcttaaatttatttatttattacttaagaCAGTCTAAAGTGGGATgtcaagtaaaaaaataaaaataaacttaactcCAAAGGAATATtacacacatatgtatgtatatttgatTTAGAAATAACTCGTATGAATATTAATTATCTTATCGTTGTTACAAATCTGGTACTTAGATAAATAGAGTGAAAGAATAAAAGTAGATACAATAAATAGATAGACGAAAATAAAGTCGAGAAGAAAAGTTAACAGATGAGGACATGAAAAATATAGCAAgagataaataaaacacaaaagatCAGTACAGAATTACGAATATAGGtaacaaacagataaacaaatacaATGCACAGAAAGGCAATTACACCAACAAGCAacaaaagaaatagacaagcagtTAGACAGGTTAATAGAGAGACGAAGAAATATTATCAAATGACAACAATGCATAAAAAAATAGACAGACGACAAGAGATATAGGTAGAGATATATATGCGGTGATACAATTAAATGAATAGACagatgaataattgttttgtggCTGTTAAACGCAAAGTTGCACAACTGGCTATCTCTAATTTTCCATTATCTGGCAGGGAGCGAATCACAAATTTTAGAGTTGCATGTGGAAAAATGGCATCCTTgcaattaattaaagaaaacaatataggaaaactaacaaacaacacaatagaTAATTGTAGgcataaaataagaaaactagaaaaaaacaaacagatgaataaaagtagaaaacacgagaattaaaacacacacaacaacaacacaagaaacaaacagtGAATCAggtaaatatatacaataatacaataaggAAAACACCGAAATGAACGAAAGACGTACAGATATATAGTtaaatttattcaacaatacagAGAATAAGACAGGCAGTTACATTCATACAATAGGTAGTACAGAGGGACAGATATATGGCAATGATAGAACTAGGCAGAGGGCGGATGTAGCAGAACAATGtaattaactatatataaatagatacTAAAAATGGTGAAATAAAACGGTCGTTATGGTAATAAAACATGCAGCACAATCCTATAAGACAGATAAACAAACACGCATGAAGAACAGATCTcacaattatatacaaaataacacCACAGGAAGAAAAGAAGACATCAAGACGTATAGGGATAGACTTACAATAAGATAGCTAAGTATACAGAGGATAagttgataaacagagaacaaaatAACCATTTAGAGAGACTTAAAACTACATAGAAACATACAGGCAAGAAAACCATGCACATAGATACAGTTAAAGAGAAGCAAACCATTAAAAAAGACGACAGGGTGGATAAGTAAATAAGACAAAGAAACCCAAATAAATATGTAGATAGTTAACAAAACACGGCTCTATTCACAAACAAAATAGACTGATGTACAACAATGCATTTTCATGAATTTCGCTTTTGAactataatatttagttttatacatatgtatgaatttgatatttgaaattatacgtgCCTCAAGAATACAACATAGGTTTTCTGTATATAATTAATGTATGTTTGTACACGCCTCTCGAATCCCTGACACGACTCGCTCTGCGTGCTACTTATAAGCTGTATAGTATGGAAGTGTTGAACAGCATCTATAGTTCTTTCCCTATAGaaataagtttacaaaaaaataaaaactgttcgCGCTGTTTTCAGTAGACAAATGACACTATTCTTTctgtagtgttaaaaatgtagGTGCTTTAAACTGTTATTGCCTACATTTGTTTATACACGCGgcttaaaaacacaaaatcataCTTGGTCAAAGTACTAGCTAAAGCTAGTAACTTAAGCATATATAAAAGTCTAACTGACGTATAATATTTATCAGCCAATCATAGCTCggagaaaatgaaaatatatgtgcGGAAAACGACCATTCTTCCAAGTTAAACCGACTCTTACAGATTCTCTTCCGCtcctataagaaaacattaaCACACGAAATGTTCTCAAACTTTTACAGAGAAATGTCTTCCGTTCTATTTTCGCAAACTTCTAAACATAAATACACGCACAAAATCGAAAAACCGACCAATagttaaatatttactttcagtgaatttgaaacatttagatgaaatttttgtttaaaaattgttcGCGCAAAGTCACATAGAGGGCTGTCTGTATAAAGTCGTCTacaattttgaactaatagattAGATGGAAGACAACTAATTTATAGTATTCACGCCAAGCTTTGTATGAACAAACAGTTGGGTTTGAATCATCATTTTTATAGGGATCACTCTTCACCAAATTTCGGAGTGCATTTTCGCACCAAACAGATTTCGAGCCATGAATCCTCACTATTCATTATTTCACAATCGGTTCAAGAAATGTATACGTAACAAACCGTAATCAATCTGATTTTTCATAAAACTGGATCCACTGTTAGGCATTCTCAACTGATTCTTAAACCCAGTAAGTAAATGAGTGGAGATTACAAATAGAGATACGATGTCAAAGTGAAGACACTAACAAAAATCACGAAGAATGTAATAATGCTGAGCAAAgtcagaaaataatgaaaattagctcaacaaaaaactaaattatgATATGTTGTAGTGTATGTgtaatgataaatgtttttatttgtgtattgttaGAGCTCGGCACCAATCTAAATATTAGCATATCAGTGTGACTGAAGGGTAAATTTGACTAACCCACAGAGGCCACACTCGATTCTAACTCGTT comes from Tachypleus tridentatus isolate NWPU-2018 chromosome 12, ASM421037v1, whole genome shotgun sequence and encodes:
- the LOC143235650 gene encoding uncharacterized protein LOC143235650 yields the protein MPNSGSSFMKNQIDYASPAHYVYPSPFLPASPGLIVSPHAQLSPAAATGHFYDYAAAYPAQYTNGLDPSYPISAVTTTPPAGHGGNPYLSTATYAYPLPHPLHGAAPAMYPVPYGSQPQIQEARMQ